In the genome of Arabidopsis thaliana chromosome 4, partial sequence, the window ATACGATTAATTtgataatagaaaaaaaaaaatcgagtATCCAATATGAGATCCGTCATGGATTTAGCAGTAGAACGTTAGACAACATTCAAATGCAATCAAACAATGTTGGAAAACATATTTCCAAATTCACACTATCCATAAATATCCTAAATTTCGAATCCTTTGGTGCATATTTGACCCCAAATATTTACCTAtatttgacaaacaaaaatgtttatttaattatacatTATCCTAAACAAAAGCTATTATCTCTCTTTGctatacttttttttacattaatcCTTTTTTTACATACTTAAgattgtcaaaaacaaatttacttaTTTAACTAAGATAAGATACGTTACTAATGGATTTAGAGTGAGTGAGTAGTATACGATACGTAATGGTAAACTCTATAAATAGAGATTAATTGTATCACAAAAACTATTATTGTTTCTTAACTAACTTAGTTGAACAATAAAGAAAACCCTTTATTATGTGTAACGGTCGTGTCACAAATGTCATACCACTTTCTTTAGGTGCATTGTATTCACCCACATTCATGTTTTCACATATAATTTTTAGAAAGAACACAAAAttgtaaccaaaatataaatgcAGCATAATAACAAGTCAAAACTTTGTGAAGATTAACAAAATGCGATCGCCGCAGCTCTATCTAACCAACTCATATATGTCAATGTCAGTGCCGTGCCAAGGTCCATTGTGGCTTAACGCTAAACTAACGTTATAAAGTAGTAAAtctaaactaataaatttatGTTAACGTAATAAACTAGtaaaactaaactaataaaGTAAGAAACAATCGGTGATTGGGTGGAGTGAATAGAGAACAAAAGGACTAAtgagagatcgaagaagatggCTCTCTTCACGCTTTTGCCGAAGCTTCTTCACAAGTAACAACGATCAATCTCATAAAGAACCTCACGAGACACGCATTCTTTTGCTTTATGggacttcttttttttagcaTATTTTATTGATCTTGTAATTTACGATTATTAATTAGAAGCCGAATCTTGagatcaaaaaaataaaagataaaatcaatttttagtttatggGTTTGGTCGGACTAATGCTCCTGAGTCCTGACGCGTGGGCGTGGATCATTTCCATTTTCACATTTtcgaaaaataatttgtgtcTTTGGTTTCTCCTTATGAACATGCAATATTCATCAGTAATATacatgttgacaaaaaataataatacgtTGCCACATTCTGTGTTACAAACATTCCATTCTAGTCAAACTAGATAACCAgaagatcatcatcaacttcatgtttctaattttgttttaggatGTCTatcaatatatttgtaattatgTATTACTATACGctatttgtttcttaaagaTTGAAATTAGCGCATTTATCGTGTAACTTTCAAGTTTCATAGGGGAACAATGATATTTTAAGTAAAGACTTTAAGAGattcatattaattaattattactaaGATTTAAGAATATAATAAAGCTTCAAGTATTTTCATCTTTATTCTAACAAAATTGACTATCATAGCAATTATATCAGGATCGTAGAACATGAATAAAACATAACTAtcgttttattgttttatcatttatctAATCAAGCTGCAGCATGTTTGGTAGGAGAATATGGCCGACACTCATGAAGGTCAAATGATTAAAACATTGTCCgcttgtttattttaaaacattaagaaCCTCAAGTGGGGGTTAGGTTTCACGTACGAAGCTGTCCGATATTGACTTGCCTTTGTTTCGATATTTCACACTTGTTCTAATTTTGATCATTATGCTCATGTTCCATTTATGTACGTCGTCGTGACTTCTTAGGTCGCGAAAGTTGATACAATCAAAAGGACACGAGAAGACCATTTACAAAGTCCAaatcataatattataatGAAAGTTGTTTGATACAAACAAAAGTCACGAAAATGCATTTATAAAAGTCCAACTGATCTATTATTATAAAACCGGATTGCATCTTTCTTTTGACCTTATCTTCAGcctaaatatataattctcaAACCAAGGACggcaaccaaaaaaaaaaaaaaaagacattacCAATAGAGAGGTTTCATCAGATTTAACACTTTCGTTCAGACCTAATATATTAGAATATTTTCTTGgcaatctaaaactaaaactttatGAACTAATCATATAATTTATCTTCTTGATATTTCTGATTTATATTGTCCAAACTAAATAACTTGGTTTTGGTCGAACTTTAGTCATAGACCGGATCAACAACTCTAAAACCTCAAAAGCTTGTCGGGAACTGTGGGATCAGTCCAAAAATAACTCAATTCTTTCGGCTATTATTCATTTTGTCCTAATTGACATATCCTTATCCACAAATTGGGTACACATAAACTATGGTGGATGAATTTCTTTGCTTATGCAAAAATAAGGAGATATTTCGAACGTATTTATTCTCTTTTGCTCGTGGTCGATAAAGACCTTTTTCAGCTGAATACGTATATTCTTTCTTTAGATTAGGACATGTATGAACCTTTAGCCCCTTTTGCATACATGTGCTCATTCATTAGAGTGTCGCATAATATCTTTTAATACGAGGAGTTTTAGAATAAGTAACAAACCTTAGCGTGTGTTCATCAAAAAACTTGCAGAACCAAACAATCTTAAGATCTCTCTcatgaccaaaaaaagattggtGGAATCATTTTAATGTGGTTCCATTAGTCTAGTCCAAGATTGTTCTTTGATACCTTTAGTTCCGCATCTCAAAACATCTTCAAACCAGTAAAAATGACATAAGACATGACATCATATTATTTATCCAGGTCTAGATGTTCAGTGATAATGAGTTACAGAGATAATGAGAACAAGAacgagagacagagagatacGAGATCTTACAGACTCCACAAGTGATATTTCATGGCAAGAACTTGTCGAGGCTAGATGTGAGTGTGGTTTTGGGCACTGCACCTATGATTGTATCCTTCTTCTCGCCACCGACAAAGATCATGATCGTTGGGATGCTTCTAACTCCGTACTGGCCGGGAGTATTAGGAGATTCATCAGTGTTTAATTTGTAGAACTTGATCTTCCCAGTGTAATGCTGTGCTAGATCGTTTACAAGCGGATCAATCATCTTGCAAGGTCCACACCATGGTGCCCAAAAGTCGACAACTACAGGCCCAGTTGCTTTAAGAACTAGAGAGTCCCATGTCGAGTCATTGACCACTTGAACTGCAGGATCAATAACACAAATCAACACCTTATTGCCAAAGCTTTTAGAATCatgaatgaaaacaaaatatatcagCCAAGGTGGACGaataaaacaaagagacaGCTGACCCGTTTATCCATCTTCAGCTAGATCAGTATGTTGTAGCAAGTCTATATGATATTTCCTAAAAATGATCTAGAAGtgaaagtttttcaaaatagaAATTTGATAGATCCAGTGAAGGATAAAGCTTTATGTTTTCACCAGAGAGGAGAGACCAATGACTGAGTTAACATTGTAGCAGATAATACTGCTAATCTCACCAAACACATTATCACGGAAAAGGACTTACCTATCTAAAATCGTAGAATATCAATGCTAGTGATAACCAAAATCGTTATCTGCTGGTATAGAGAATCAAGATATGTTTACTCTAAAGCACAAAAAGCAACATTCTTCTCTCATGAGCCAAATAACTGTTTCTTGTCACAATGTGTATGATCCAACCAATAAAATATCTGAGTAGGTACCCAACCTAATTTCTAGGTTTGTTAGAGAGACTTTGCATTAATCAAGTAAAATATCCCCAAAAAAGAAGTGATCCTAAAAAGCAACCTTCTTCAAATTTCACGCAAATGGCATGAATCGTTCCTCTAACAGAAACCTCATTTTCAGCAAGAATTTTCTCAAAAGGTATACTCTCCTAAAgaaactcttcttcctcctccagaTTCACTAATCTGTAACTAATCTCAAGTTTTTAGCAGATTACTAAATGCtacaacaagaacaacaacacaaattcAAGCACCTTGCTTCTAATTTCCCTCGCACAAATCAATAATCAGTTCTCAAAATCCACCAACGAGCACGAATCAAAGACAAGTTAATAACCAAAATCGAAAAAGGAATAGTGAGAAAACATACTATCGGTAGTAGTTTCCTGAGCTTCACAGACGACGGCTCTTCGTAATCGAGAAACCCTAGGTTGATGAATCGAGGTCAACGAAGccggagagagagaaagacgGATTCTCAAACCTGATGATTCCGGTAAGACGGCGAACATCCGccgagaagagagagaagaagccgATGGTGATGAGGATACGATTCTGGTCTCGGAGCGGAGAGAAATCGGAGGACGAGAGGTACAAGTGAAAGCAGCCATGGCTATAGATAGAGAGAGGAGAGGTTTCTCCAAATCCCCaagtgaaaaaataatatccagatagatagagaaaataaaaagataacgAAACTAATGGAAGAGAAAATGTAGACAAAACACTGATGcagattttttatatatacatcaacacaaacaaatatttttggaaaaataagtATTTCTActaaaaatacaattaaaatacAGTTGTGAAAAAAATCGagaaataataaattgaaatatttttgaatttttttgatttgttgagCTGTAGATATCATTTGCCCAAAATAACcgaaaaaagtagaaaacgaaaacatattgtaaattgtttttttaattgtttgggTAAGATAGTGCTCTGACTAAGCCCATCTGTAATAAGCCCATAAAacttttgagatattttttattggGCTCATATTAGGCCAGttgcactttttttttttaatccagtCACTTGTGGATTTAACAGAAATTTTAACAAAGTTCCGTTACCCGCAATTTGTGATCTCGGGTCAATTTAATGACTATTTTGgcaacatcaacaaaaagttAGCGACTGAAATAAGAAGTCACTAAAAGTTGACTATTGAAATgaaaagtcaataaaatttaaacgtATTATTTTACCCcacactaatttttttttttttttttttttttttgtatttttgaacATTTGAAGATCTCCTGACATTTTTTCGCAAttgtttttctcaaaattttctttaaaaaaataaataaattataacgCTTGCTTATAAGAtaactaaaagtctaaaattttgaataaaaaactATTTGGCATGAAAAATTCGCTTTTGTTaacaattttcttcaaaattggTTCGTTGAATCCTAAATAATatctgatgacaaaaaaaaagattatagcAAAAGTATTTTCTTGGAAAAccaacattttaaaacttgaTTGGTAATGGTATGACAATTAGCtcttgaaaaatgaaaacaaaaacaaaatcttaaaaatctataaaactttcaaaaccaACATTTTGGATCtgcctctttttctttttcttatataccTCTAGTATTGAGGAACCACTTCAAAGTCTTTCCTCTGATGTCACTTTAGCTCGCTGACATCTCTTCTACTCCTCAATTTCTTTATAATCTCGGTAGATCTCTCTACTAAAGAAATTCCTCctttcttggtttcttctcaatattttgttttatttttgttttctctttccacATGTCTCTTTTTATTATGTTACAAAAATTTCCTCAATGTTTTCTACGATGTTAGGTTCAATGCGTCCGGTCACCACTTATGTTTTCACTGTAAGAACTCATTATTCCCCAGCCCTATgcgaagaaagaaaatggtgGTAGCTAGAGACCAAGTGATGGATTTTTACAAACGTGTTCATAGTGTCCTCACAGATAAAGAGTTGTCGAAATTAGAAGATTTGAGGCAGCTTATTCGATCAAAATAATCTTACAATAAAGAAGTTATCTTCAACACCGACATCATATCTCTTTTATATGATTCACAGTGTCATTGATGAAATGAAAAGTTGGTTGATAATATTTGTTGCGTTGGGGATGGGTTATTTGATGTTCGAATCCtgggttttgtttaaaaatttcGTCTATTAATGTATATAGCTTAGATTGTTGTATATAAGCTTAGTTTGGTTAGTATAGATTTCATATAGAGTCTGTACAGGTTGGTATTCTATAAACCAAtcttaattttggtttagagGCTTATGGTTTAGGCCAATATCAGTTTGTATATAAACCCCCAATTGTACTCTTTTGCTAAttaatgagaatgagattgtTTTactaatatggtatcagagcaaaATATCTCGATCTCAGTCTCGTAACAAACTTTTCCGATTTGATTTCACTGGAATCTCACCGGAGTTTGTTcatcttctcattttttttcttctcttgaacTTCTACACGTTTTCTCTTCGTTTCCTTTGCGATCCAGTCTCATTTGTTAGCTGTTTCGATTCTCCATGGGTAAACGAAATGGAAAGAGTGTTCGTCGGAGTAGTTCACCGGATCTACTTGTCATTGCTTCATCGAAGATTCATGAGCAGTCTTCTGGTTCATCAGCAAGAGCTCCAGGATCCTCGATTCATGCTGCGATTCATCAACCAGCTCAATACAGCTCATCGCGTCACTTTGAGGTATCGGATTCTCCTGATAATAGTCACAGTCCTTATCATCTTGTTAGCTCCGATCATCCTGGTTTAGTCTTAGCTCCAGAACTGTTAGATGGAAACAGCTATGGTACCTGGATTATAGCCATGACTACTAGCATTGAAGCTAAGAATAAGCTTGGATTTGTGGATGGATCTATTCCAAAacctgatgatgatgatccttATTGCAAAATCTGGCGTCGTTGTAACAGTATGGTTAAGTCTTGGCTTCTGAATAGTGTATCGAAGGAGATCTATACAAGCATCTTGTATTTTCCCACAGCCGCTGCAATCTGGAAAGATCTCTATACTCGATTTCACAAATCTAGCCTCCCTCGACTTTACAAGCTGCGTCAACAGATTCACTCTCTTCGTCAAGGCAATCTGGATTTGTCATCGTATCATACTCGTAAACAAACTCTTTGGGAAGAATTGACGAGTCTTCAGGCTATTCCACGGACTGTAGAAGATCTTCTGATTGAAAGAGAGACTAATAGAGtcattgattttcttatgGGACTCAATGATTGTTATGATGCTGTTAGAAGTCAGATTCTCATGAAGAAAACTTTGCCTTCTTTGTCTGAGGTATTCAACATGATTGATCAGGATGAAATTCAACGTTCTGCAAGGATTTCTACTACTCCAGGAATGACTTCATCAGTGTTTGCAGTCTCCAATCAGTCTTCACAATCTGTTCTTAATGGAGACACCTATCAGAAAAAGGAGAGGCCAGTTTGTACTTACTGTAGTCGCCCTGGTCATGTTGAAGACACTTGTTACAAGAAACATGGTTATCCAACTTCTTTCAAGTCTAAGCAAATTGCAAATACTGAATTGCAAATTGTAGATCCGTTCACCAAGCTTTTGTATCCATCGCACTTCCAACGTCTAATAAGCAAGATGGGTCTACTCAACATCTTCGTCCCATCTTGAGGGGGACTATTAATGTATATAGCTTAGATTGTTGTATATAAGCTTAGTTTGGTTAGTATAGATTTCATATAGAGTCTGTACAGGTTGGTATTCTATAAACCAAtcttaattttggtttagagGCTTATGGTTTAGGCCAATGTCAGTTTGTATATAAACCCCCAATTGTACTCTTTTGCTAAttaatgagaatgagattgtTTTACTAATATCGTCAACAATCTCATCGTCTTTTTCCCAACaaatgttggttttgaagttgaatGATGTGGGTTCTATAATGTTCATGGACTCAGTCTGCTTATACGATTCTAAGTTTCTTGACTAGAAACTAATGGTAAATTTGTTATAATGATTGATCAGCACAAGTACTAATTACTACCAAACgaataaaattttagtcaTTTGTATTAGTATCAATGTGTTATCACTTATCACTTAagtttgttaaatatttttataattgttaattgtaaactaaatatttttttagtcatTTGTATCAGTAACAATGTAGTCTTGAATCTCCAAAtattatagaatttttttgctttagaTTTCAGTTAACAATTTTTCTACAAGGTTTGTTCATACGATATATCCGCCACAAGGTATGTTAATAAGCTATTGGTCGTCGCTGGTTTTTGATCTTCATACTTGATAAGTGATAACTAAATCTTGGTAGTtggtttaaagaaaacaataatgttAAAACAATGCAAAAGGAAACGGGCTTGGGATGTTAACACGTTCTAAGTTCGATTCACCTGCTCTGCGaaacttaaatatattttcttggatATCTTATATCTACATAGATATGGGTCCATGTTTACGGTTCATTTCAATATCTGAAGAAAGGATTTTATCTATGAGATGCACCTTCCTCAGAGATTATTTTGGATTCTTTCGTAGGTTTATGATtctaaattaacaaaaaaaaaaaatgacataaaCTTAAATCATTTTGAAACTAAGTTTCTATAATTGGATTAAATTATAAACGTAGGAGAAtgttcaatttcttctcttcatgtGAAAACACTTTTAAGTAATAATAGGTCACCCACTTCAAGACACTAATATTTCCATAAACTCATAAAAGTCATACAACAAAACTCTAACTTTGCTTTCACTGACTTATACCATCTAAAGCAATGTTAGTTCGAATgtcagaaagaaagaaaaattcaaattaaatgtaaaattataactaaaaaagaCTCGACGACTTGTTGTTGGtaattatgaatatatatatatatatatatatagagtatatatacaaaataaccTTTGACttgaaaacaataaacaaaataactttGGACCAAATAGTACTTGTCTGCTACAGAAATTTTGGCAATATTTAGtctattttattctttctcttttttcttctttttctttttttttcatgttctttACGAAACTTTAGCCATGaagttctctttctctcttcatctttaacacaattcatcttcttcaaattcaccatgtcattttctttttctacttttctctCCCTCTCCTAGAATATCTTCACCACCTCTCATAAAATTTATCATcatatctctttattttgttcacCCAcatgttctctctttctttttccatagaaatctctctatctttcattctttgttttctctttttgccTGAATTCTTCATCAATGTCGTTGTGATATAAGagattatatttgattttaaaacaaatgtcTGATTTTAAAATGCATgtattttaagaacaaaacatgttattaacactgatatattaatatttgtcaTGCTATCCAACAAAAAttcatgtaatatataaatatttgtcatGTTATCCAATAAAAACTCATGTAATATTGTAACAattctatatgtttttaaaaaacttcgCGATGTATAACAGAATTGCATgcttttaataaatatatcgtGTTATTTcagagaaacatatatatcgtgtatatatattctgtatgtatttataaaaattgcatgcttttttgtaaatatatcatGTTATTTTagacaaatacataaaaactttataactACAACTACcgatatttttataaaaacaagaatattttaatatattatccACCCTATAAAAGGTTATTTATCTAAGTTTTTTGATACAAGGCTATTCTCTCAATTGTTTTCAATTCCATGGTTACTCTCGAATATTACTCATATATACTGCtgagaaaaaagaatagatacaaATACTTATGgttatattagaaaaaaatgtcaaaattaatatacaagCCCGGCAGACAAAAACACCGAAGATTCACCTATAAGTTAGGACAACGGCTCaatgaaaaatgataattGTTTCTTCTATGATGTCATCGTTCATGAatctaacaataataatataaactacgacatttgtttttcaacaATGCATACTCTACATCTTTAATTCCAAACtatgacatttttttataacaaaatattgacTTTGAGGGCtatgtttttcaaataattaataaccaTTGTATAGTTTACCATGACATCAATTTTGGAGTATCTATATACATTATGTGCGGTTGAaatttaatactttttgtatttctgatgaagcatttttgttttgtagttcCACATGTCATAAAGtcataaagagaaaaatagtCGTGTGTTGAAAATGAGACGATGACGGTGAAGATAGTTGAAAAATCTCAGCTAACAGCACATCCCactcaattatatatatattgttgattACCAATTAGTTTGTTTATTCAGTTTATGTGTATGTGTTACGTTCTTACACTTCTCCCTGATGTCTTTGTGttcttacatatttttctgtttcatcTAGAAATTTTTATTACCGTTCGATGGTGAAGTTGACAAAGAGAATAGGAGGGCTTGTGCTGCGATTGGCAGCGTTTGGTGCGGCTCTTGCCGCATTGATCGTTATGATCACTAGCCGCGAGAGAGCTTCCTTCTTAGCCATCTCCCTTGAAGCTAAGTACACCGATATGGCAGCGTTTAAGTATGTAcaaaatttcttcttattttcttgttgaGTCATTGTATGTAAATTATACATCTATGAGTTATGCGAATATGTGGTAACAGAATAAAACATGTTTGGCAGGTATTTTGTAATAGCAAACGCTGTTGTGAGTGTTTACAGCTTTCTAGTTCTGTTTCTTCCAAAGGAGAGTTTGCTTTGGAAATTCGTCGTCGTCTTGGATTTGGTACCAATTTTTATTCTCTGCATGCATTCATTTgcataatatattataagttCCCTTGGTTATTATAAAGTGATGTTGTTACTTATACCtggttaatatatattaacaactgatcctaaatattatttaaaaagattttttgtttttcatcgCATATTAACAACATTATTTATTGGCAACAAAAATGCAATGAAATTAGTATTTTGTAGCAACATTTTCACAACTATTTTGCA includes:
- the ATHM2 gene encoding Thioredoxin superfamily protein (ATHM2; FUNCTIONS IN: enzyme activator activity; INVOLVED IN: response to oxidative stress, positive regulation of catalytic activity; LOCATED IN: thylakoid, chloroplast thylakoid membrane, chloroplast stroma, chloroplast; EXPRESSED IN: 24 plant structures; EXPRESSED DURING: 14 growth stages; CONTAINS InterPro DOMAIN/s: Thioredoxin fold (InterPro:IPR012335), Thioredoxin, core (InterPro:IPR015467), Thioredoxin domain (InterPro:IPR013766), Thioredoxin, conserved site (InterPro:IPR017937), Thioredoxin (InterPro:IPR005746), Thioredoxin-like subdomain (InterPro:IPR006662), Thioredoxin-like (InterPro:IPR017936), Thioredoxin-like fold (InterPro:IPR012336); BEST Arabidopsis thaliana protein match is: thioredoxin M-type 1 (TAIR:AT1G03680.1); Has 20603 Blast hits to 19509 proteins in 2977 species: Archae - 276; Bacteria - 10688; Metazoa - 2669; Fungi - 1127; Plants - 1883; Viruses - 7; Other Eukaryotes - 3953 (source: NCBI BLink).); the protein is MAAFTCTSRPPISLRSETRIVSSSPSASSLSSRRMFAVLPESSGLRIRLSLSPASLTSIHQPRVSRLRRAVVCEAQETTTDIQVVNDSTWDSLVLKATGPVVVDFWAPWCGPCKMIDPLVNDLAQHYTGKIKFYKLNTDESPNTPGQYGVRSIPTIMIFVGGEKKDTIIGAVPKTTLTSSLDKFLP
- the ATHM2 gene encoding Thioredoxin superfamily protein (ATHM2; CONTAINS InterPro DOMAIN/s: Thioredoxin fold (InterPro:IPR012335), Thioredoxin, core (InterPro:IPR015467), Thioredoxin-like fold (InterPro:IPR012336), Thioredoxin domain (InterPro:IPR013766); BEST Arabidopsis thaliana protein match is: thioredoxin M-type 1 (TAIR:AT1G03680.1); Has 9201 Blast hits to 9185 proteins in 2237 species: Archae - 146; Bacteria - 6732; Metazoa - 24; Fungi - 110; Plants - 264; Viruses - 0; Other Eukaryotes - 1925 (source: NCBI BLink).), whose protein sequence is MIDPLVNDLAQHYTGKIKFYKLNTDESPNTPGQYGVRSIPTIMIFVGGEKKDTIIGAVPKTTLTSSLDKFLP
- a CDS encoding Uncharacterized protein family (UPF0497) (Uncharacterised protein family (UPF0497); FUNCTIONS IN: molecular_function unknown; INVOLVED IN: biological_process unknown; LOCATED IN: endomembrane system; CONTAINS InterPro DOMAIN/s: Uncharacterised protein family UPF0497, trans-membrane plant (InterPro:IPR006702), Uncharacterised protein family UPF0497, trans-membrane plant subgroup (InterPro:IPR006459); BEST Arabidopsis thaliana protein match is: Uncharacterised protein family (UPF0497) (TAIR:AT1G03700.1); Has 607 Blast hits to 607 proteins in 21 species: Archae - 0; Bacteria - 0; Metazoa - 0; Fungi - 0; Plants - 607; Viruses - 0; Other Eukaryotes - 0 (source: NCBI BLink).), which produces MVKLTKRIGGLVLRLAAFGAALAALIVMITSRERASFLAISLEAKYTDMAAFKYFVIANAVVSVYSFLVLFLPKESLLWKFVVVLDLVMTMLLTSSLSAALAVAQVGKKGNANAGWLPICGQVPKFCDQITGALIAGFVALVLYVLLLLYSLHAVVDPFLLQKS